ACATGCTAGACATGAAGGGGACAATATGGTTAGCTCTGTGTACTGACTGGACTTCACATGAACACAGAGCTCCTGTTTAAGGATCAGACGGTAAGTGGGAGTAAACTGGTACAGACGCAAAGGAGTGGCTCCTTCCTTGTGGGGCTCCCACTCTGATTGGACAGGTAGACTCAGATGTGTAGATGATGAgtaagacaaatatcatgtggtCACAGCTGGCAGTTGAATCCTCATGCAGGCTGAAAGAGCTTTGATGACAGTAGAGTAAAATAATTCTTCTGACTCTtacctccccaccaaaaaaataaaaggtctttaACTTTTCTGAAACACAGGTCGCCAAAGGGAGAAACTGCTATGAGTATGTGGATGGGAAGGACAGATCCTGGGCCAACTGGATGAGGTGAGGTCAACAGGTCTCTGGGTGCCAGAGGGGACTCTCATCCCCAGCAGCCCATATATAAATTTCCCTCTCATCATGCCTCCGTCAGTGCTCTCCCTtaatccttttttcctctttttctccatacactgttctttcatttcaggggacattgAGGGAAAAAGTACAGCATACGTTCTCAAAATATAAAGTTCTCTGCTAGACACAATGTGGACACTGGAAAGGACCTTGAAGAGCCTAGATTCACCAGAGACACTAGATTACACTTTAATTTATCAAATCAACAttaattaagcacttactatttgCAGTTTAGGTGAAGGAATATATTACTTAAATAGATCACACAACCCATGTCCTTATGGAGGACTTCTCACCGGCAGACATAAAACAGTTGCTTTTAGAAGCGTTTCACTATAATTTCCAAGAGGTGCACAGTGTCAAGATACCACAAACCAAGGGTGGCCTAAACCTGTGAGGGCAGCAAACCATCCCAGCCTCACTTCTAACTagagctgggctctggggcctACAGAGGAACGGTCATGGGCTCCTTTCCTGAGAGGGGCTCTCTTTTATCAGGGATAACAGAATATGAATCAACTActgttgttctgttttattttactaagaCAAAAAGACCTCCAATTTTCTATGGTAACCTTGGTCGGGGAAGTGAATGGTACTCTATAAGTAAAGTGTAAGGGAGTTGGAGAAAGGCCTCTCCcacatgtgggctgagtactggGTAATTACTGAGCTAATTTAGAAGCAGAGCCCCAGATCAAGCACCAGGTACTGTAGTGTGAGACAACTTGATTTAGAGCTTGGAGAAGCCAGAGATCACTAAATATTACGGCCAGTCAGGGTGGAGGTTAAGTCTACACTGTGTTTTAGAAAATGGTATTAGGCAGCATTCGCACTGCAAGCAGGACTTGGAGATAAGAATTCACATGACATGCTGACAGACACTCAGACACTGAACACAGATTCCCCAGGAGCATGAGGGGCAGTGGGCAATACCAGAGCCTAATGGGCCTTAAGAATCAGTGAGGAGCTGGACATGGATGTAACAGGCACTGGGAACTCatcactgtggttttctttcccttcctctgcctcaatCCCAGGTATGTGAACTGTGCCCGGGATGATGAAGAGCAGAACCTGGTGGCCTTTCAATACCACGGGCAGATTTTCTATCGAACCTGCCGGGTCGTCAGGCCAGGCTGTGAGCTGCTGGTCTGGTTCGGGGATGAgtatggccaggagctgggcagcaagtGGGGCAGCAAGTGGAAGAGAGAGCTTGCGGCCAGGAGAGGTGGGCACCACTGctcttcaaaacagaaagaaaacagagaattcTCCATAGAAATATTCATGATTCAACTCCTAAGTAGAGTAAAATCCACTCTAAAGTCAGTAAAGTTTCAACTCAGATGCTTCAGAAATTCACAATTCATTCATATGCTTTTGACTCTTaggtaaaatttttatattttttatttttaaaatatttcatgaacaAAATACACAACTGCATATAGTACTGAAAGActaagaggcaaaaaaaaaaaaagttttcaagtaCTAACCAGTTCTCTCACCAAGGCAGTATTCCTGACACTTTTATAgctgtttcttcttaattttcctccatacttctaaataaaacatttttgtttataggcattcattattttttaaagattttgccctggctgctgtgactcagaggattgagcgccatcctgtgaaccaaagggttgccagtttgattcctggtcagggcacatgcctgggtttcaggccaggtccccagtatggagcaagtgagaggcaaccacacattgatgtttccctctcctgccctcccttaccctttttctgaaaataaataaatatataaataaaatcttttaaaccaagatttgatttattttttcagagagtggaaaggatgtagaaagaaaaaccaacgtgcaagggaaacattaattggttgtctcTAGCATGACCCCAACTGGCCCACAatcccagcatgtgccctgactgggaataaactTGTAACCCTCCAGTtctgggacaacacccaacccactgagccacaccattcaggtaGGACACATTCGTTCATCTTTTTACTGAATTATCATGTGAGATCCTACCCTGTGGTGCATAGAATCCTGAGACCTGGAAATACAGATT
The sequence above is a segment of the Phyllostomus discolor isolate MPI-MPIP mPhyDis1 chromosome 2, mPhyDis1.pri.v3, whole genome shotgun sequence genome. Coding sequences within it:
- the LOC118498757 gene encoding histone-lysine N-methyltransferase PRDM9-like isoform X1, producing the protein MRYVNCARDDEEQNLVAFQYHGQIFYRTCRVVRPGCELLVWFGDEYGQELGSKWGSKWKRELAARREPQPELSARLGRGPCPSPGLPAGPCRDSEKSRPEEGPPAQEAGRVPSAAP
- the LOC118498757 gene encoding histone-lysine N-methyltransferase PRDM9-like isoform X2, whose protein sequence is MRYVNCARDDEEQNLVAFQYHGQIFYRTCRVVRPGCELLVWFGDEYGQELGSKWGSKWKRELAARRENKLQWGIPSEITSSASESMCIGQRGAGVRRVRHVVGEIF